A stretch of Buteo buteo chromosome 9, bButBut1.hap1.1, whole genome shotgun sequence DNA encodes these proteins:
- the CITED2 gene encoding cbp/p300-interacting transactivator 2 has translation MADHMMAMNHGRFPDGSGGLHHHPAHRMGMGQFPAPHHHHQQQQPPQQHAFSALMGDHIHYGAGNMNASGGVRHAMGPASVSGGHPAGSMPPPARFSGSQFMAPPVASPGGQLSASMQLQKLNNQYFSHHPYPHSHYMPDLHPGSHPLNGSSQQHFRDCNPKHGGGGGGSGLPPAVPHVPAAMLPPNVIDTDFIDEEVLMSLVIEMGLDRIKELPELWLGQNEFDFMTDFVCKQQPSRVSC, from the coding sequence ATGGCAGACCACATGATGGCCATGAACCACGGGCGATTCCCCGACGGCTCCGGCGGgctccaccaccaccccgcGCATCGGATGGGCATGGGGCAGTTTCCCGCCccgcaccaccaccaccagcagcagcagccgccgcagCAGCACGCCTTCAGCGCCCTGATGGGCGACCATATACATTACGGAGCTGGGAATATGAACGCGAGCGGCGGGGTGAGGCACGCCATGGGGCCGGCGAGCGTGAGCGGAGGGCACCCGGCCGGCAGCatgccgccccccgcccgcttCAGCGGCTCCCAGTTCATGGCCCCCCCCGTCGCCAGCCCGGGAGGGCAGCTGAGCGCCAGCATGCAGCTCCAGAAGCTGAACAACCAGTACTTCAGCCACCACCCCTACCCCCACAGCCACTACATGCCGGACTTGCACCCCGGCAGCCACCCGCTGAacggcagcagccagcagcatttCAGGGACTGCAACCCCAagcacggcggcggcggcggcggcagcggcttGCCGCCCGCCGTCCCCCACGTCCCCGCGGCAATGCTGCCGCCCAATGTCATAGACACTGACTTCATCGACGAGGAGGTCCTCATGTCCTTAGTCATCGAAATGGGGCTGGATCGCATCAAGGAGCTTCCCGAGCTGTGGTTGGGACAGAACGAGTTTGACTTCATGACAGACTTCGTTTGCAAACAGCAGCCCAGCAGGGTGAGCTGCtga